The sequence below is a genomic window from Ischnura elegans chromosome 2, ioIscEleg1.1, whole genome shotgun sequence.
CCCAAAAATACTCTTCCTGCAGACAGCAAATACCACTCATTGTCAGAATAgagcagagaaaaataaatttcttccgtcaTGAACATTTCGGAAACCTCAACAAGGGATTTACCGGGAAATGCGGCGAAATTCATTTCGAGGAATATAATCTTAGCGGATGATAAGTCATCTCGTGCCTATGCGTATGTCTTGGTCATTTTTATGTTTCCTCCATCCTGTTCGTGACAAAACTGATATAGATTGTAATGGTTGCTTGTAAACTTTCGCCTTGATTGTATCCATGCGACTAACAACCAGGAATTGGGCTTAGTTGGAAAATTTGGCCACCTTCAATGTGGTCGATttgatcaaggttcaatctactttttattgtttcaaagttttatacgcgGTGCAAAGCGCTTCATAatgagcttcatcattgtatttatcaaacatcctttccccttccaccatgcccttgattgttgggtatgtattgtaaccccaccgtgcggggcacattcggggaaggggaattggagggcaaaaggggagggcagaggtgtagcgaggatattccgtgcacctggggcgagggaatgggattttgggaaagggcaGGAGAGGGAaatttaggggtgatgagacctgagactgtagcgttcggataaagaaagccgttcgattgcgtagttcgctcaacataaatttaatgagtttaaatatgatcatttacaaatacaagcaaatcaataacAAGAGGAACAATgaacttcttctccttgaattcaatgaaatacaacgcataattcactatgctgcacaacagaaaaatttcagtccttaacctaaaccccaaaaaaaatcacgctacacgtttcCACATTCATAaaccatacaaaaaccacaagaaaaggggacaaataaaaaaaaacaaaaaaacggggggaatggaaatatgaaacaacgaaatagatattgcactgaaGTTCACACTGTAATAGGGGGAAGTACTGTCATCTTCTCGACTGGTGCGGGGGGAACTTTATAAACGCTTTTAAtaaattctcttcttgacttggtgaagtgggaattttcttctgtttcttgaggggggggggattgggatttcgtggctttttctcttacagtttgttgaattttcggggctctcgatctgctgatcgtggcgattccgttccgcggcgtaggctgctctgcgtcctctccggcaggttcacgagtgggagatggcctctatgcgacagttgggagatcctttcatcggcaccacgagtctaccgtACAACTCCTACTCGCCTTAGGCAccctctctctcgggatctctccactaACTTTGTCTTCTCTGactccccacactccgcctactcttagGAGCGTTTTTTTTTACCTGGAACCGCCAAAAAAAATAGCTGGccttttcctccggtgcaccagGTTATATAGCCACTGAGGGGAGGGAACACCAGGGAGGAGGGGTCAGGGGAAAAAAAagatgatgcacttggggctggacggtcacttcaccaaggacacgggggggggggtgaaaccacgttcttcttcgtcttaagCGTTCGATTTGCACACtttgggaggggaaggggagagcatTACCAAtcattgtggggaggaaaatagggaaacatcaaatggggactcaatgattcataaCACACACTCAAAAACCCTCTTACACTCACTCACACAATCATACGAACAcatatctaaagaaaaaaaacggccttcctttacctcgcactcccgtctcatgcgtcACTATGTAAGCCGGCAAAAGGCACCGGTTACAGTATACCGGTGGTAGAAAATAACCCTATCAatcttcatactagatagtttAGCAAAGTTAAACGCAAGCAcaatgaataaaagtgttgaatagtataaagtgtattttttgtactaaatattattggaaatattacaaaaaatacagaaaaaatattgaagtcgttaaaatcggatgacataagaaaataatgaaaggttgacaaaaacttagcgttttatatcgaaattatttgataacagccCCAATAACAACGGTTGTAGTGAAGGACGccagccaaaaaagacacccccggctaccggctagcgtgcccatatgggatcacccaaaaataaattcaaattccttgtctcatacgaaagatatcaaaATGCTGgtaaaagaaaccgaagttgacaacattcattataaGGATAAGAATAAATTGTTGGccgagaatcaaaaataaaaaggaaaaaaatcgcatttactgaagacatttcgccatttttcctcttttgccacctcgaaccgagtgagtaagaatacctatcatGTCACAGTCAAATGCTGGTGTAAATTCTGGCcataagcacacgaaccgaataaagtgatacattgtaataatttttggcgaagatagaatgctctataatgtttgcgTCGGAATTTATACGCAATTCCAAAACTCATTGCAaatgtgcccatatgggcacgctagccgttcatggTTTAATGTTCACTGAGCCCAAACTACAATATCTGTGCAAAATTTAGCTCTATTAGGAGGAAAAGATATTGGTTTCTACGAACACTGATGCAGAGAAGACGGATACCAGCTATCCAACTTATGGAAAGTAGTGCATGTTGGGTAAAAATACTCACCCTCTGCCAAAACTCAAGAGGTGGTTAGGAGGTTATCTCGTAGATTTAGATTTAGATCAGAGTGCTCTAACAAAATCCGAGAAAAACGGAAAACACTAGGAATGACTGACCAATGAGATTAGCCGAACCTTGAACGAATGTTATAAAAGACTGTGTCTATCTCCTCTCTGCACTTCAGTGAACTGAAGAACCTACCtgcaataccggcgaaactgttgtataCGAAGAAAGACGCGTGGTGTATACCCCGGAAACTTTGCACCTAAATCGTCATCCCACCATGAAAGCCTACACGAGGATTACCTTGCTACACcttatataaattatgtttacttaGATATACGCTTCAAAATTTAATGCCTACACAGTCTGCGCATGAGGTAAATATGACGAcactcaggaaaaataatcccaTCCATGAAAAGCTGGAAATGTAATATCTAAATGGTATGAATGTGAAAAGAAAACACGCGGGAAGGCATATCTGTAACATGGCAAGATTCTTTCGattaaatcaaaactttaaaGCGTTTTATCAACCTTGGAgccaaaaaagaccccaggtgaaGTGGGAGAGTTAAAGTGGTTGTCAATCTATCTTTCCATATTCTAAACTCTGTCTCGTGGACAAAAATGAGATAATCAGTGCTCCAAGCCTGGATTATTCTAATGCCATGACTCACTGAGGAGGCGTCCATTAATTTACGTGAGATGGTTTTGGCGATTTTGAACCCCCTCCAAATTAATGGGATATCGTGAGATTAGGCTCGACCCCcttcctctaatctcacgtgagattgttgaAAATGCGAATTTTCAGTGTAAATTCGTTagtctatgcttcattgcgttggattaatcacaaacaactttttaaaatcatttttatttaacattagtTAAGATcagaattaatataatatataattaatataataatagcaTTATTTACTAAGATCGTAGTATAGAATCACGTTTTACTctgtttcttgcagaaaaaaattatatgatactTGCCGTGACCTATCCCCGCatgtgagattaggtgagaatcggcttgaaccTCTCCTCCTCCAAAATACCTCAAGTAATCAATGGGTGCCCCTTTTAAGGCTTGGATGGTAAGAGTTAGATAGACATTTCCATCGCTAAACATTAACCTATTATTTAACTGTAAATATCACTGTAAATCAGTGTAAATACTTTCATCTATGCTTTGTTGCGTTGACTGTAAACTAGggtgttcctttttttttttttttttttagagttatCGCCTTTCTTTTGGGATGCCCCCCAATTTTGTtgcatttggtgagaaaataaatcataatattatttttgctatcggcaaataaataaaaataaataaagcattcAAGGTTttttgacgaagtttaaagttaatctgaagaatttttatgcttttacgatgagtgagaatgatcaacaaatattgagagtatgcaaccggCGTGTCACCaaaattgtctgactggggtggcgcgcgctcactctcggtgcgatatctcggtagcctaagggcagaaatgaaagaaatttaaggtgatactctgcaaatgtctaaaGAGTCGTTGTAGAAGTCAAAAAAAgcgatagaataatccgagactgacatcatcttcagttaagTGCGAAAAACACCcagaaataccaaaatttcaaaactttaagcgCGATGCGGTATTTTCCCGATATCCGATTGCAAAacaatttcatgaattattttctcaccaaatagaacaaaactagggggcgtcccaaaataaattcgagaactttaaaaataaggaccaccctactgtACAGACACGCGTTGATGACATACTTACGAAGCTTTATCACAATAGAATGTCAATTGAACAGTCGCCACAATGTAGCACAGTAGCTCTTCAATTGTTTTGACAATTGAAGAGCTACTGTGCTACATTGTGGCGTTTCCATAAGCGATAAATATTATTGCACGTATAgaatttaatcttattttaatagagaaacacgttttgctcaattaAACCCAGTTTTCTCACAATTTTACCACGTTTCTTGCATGATACCTGCCAGGATACCCCTCTCCCCCACGTGAAATTAGGTGTGGATTAGCTTGACCACCTCCTTCTCTAACCgcctcgcgtaattaatggatgtctcctaatttttttttcaatggaggGATGCACTTTGAGGAAGGAAGTTTGAGGAgttctagcgtctaaatgaagcattaaagttcaatgcaacaaaaatcatgcgagtcgattgggcgcttgaattcatcaagcgggtaattaggggggtgggaacatagttgtgtcacatgtttccgagtcatgtgcccataagtggttcaaaaagcgaaagaaacaccccaaatatcgtttaaatgagtgaaatatgcgggcaatacgctcattcactgtcaacaatacttaagaccttcttggtaaccacggtgatcaatgcttcgggaaaccgttttgatatgaatgatttacgcaatgtagaaaaatatatagtgtacgatagatgaacttatgaaatgtaacagatttttcttattttagcccttaccctaggattgtatcacctccattttttatttttaacttttgaatacagcagacttgatgaaattaaatacatcattattagaaaataaacgaacagagactaatgaaatgattatccgaataaatatgtctcgaatgatgaagtaatgttcggatttctctgacgatgtatgtctctcaatgctgtcatttttttatatgtaaggAAGGtttgtaacaacaaaacgcattgataacaataaatatattaatacggttatgaaacttgaattggagaaagaaccgaagaatgttcaactgtccccgttgatattatattcggtaagtaatagcagttcgatatattttacaaaaacgtagattcgatatgtgtcgaatgggagcttagaacgcaaatatatttcataagtgcagcatgaacaatgctataataaacatattcatattatttcatcGGTTTAACATCAGTAGAtagacagatacgaaaatttgcatatttgctaccattatcatatcgaattatcaagtatactgacaggtgaaattaaaatttcgcattcctcttgatttatcttcccgtttggtcatttaccctatatttcatggtcaaatacgcccgcagatgtaaaatcctgcatgttatatcaattcgatatattttaagaaaacgctgaatcgatatatatctaatgagacactacatgcaaaacatatttccattgggcttcGTGAAGACTACCAGGatttacacattcaccaaatttcatttgtccaaaggatatacgaatcaagctatgccaatttgcgtattttctataataatcgattccatcattcgattatactgcatctgtaatgtaaaattcgcaatgcttttcattttaattccggtctatggccatttaccatataattccttgtcaactttgcccattgatgtaaattccgatgtgttataacaattccatatattttaagaaaaatcagattcgatatatatcgaatgagagactacatacaaaaaatgttcccattgggcattgtcaGGAATACCattgtgtacccattcaccaaatgtcattggtccaacgtatatactattcaagttatgccaatttgcatatttgctacaataatcgattcgatatttcaattaaactgccatctgcactgtaaaatccgcaatgctgtatattataattcaagttaatagtcatctactctataattcctggtcaacaatgcctgtggatgtaaaatcctaaattttaaggcaaatcgatataatttggaaaataaatattcgatatatatcgcatgtgagaccatatacaaaacatatttctatttggcATTGTGGGAAATATCATGATGTACCCATtatcaaaatttctttggtccaacatatatagcaatcaagttatgccaatttgcgtatttgctataattatcgtatcgatctttcgattatactgacatctgtactttaaaattagcaatgctattggttttactTCCGGtctgcgggtattttctatatgattcctggtcaactatgtccttagatgtaaaatcctaaatgttatagcaattcgatgtcttttaagaataagtagattcgatatatatcgaacgtgagactacataaaaaagatatttccattgggcattgtgaggaataccaggatttacccatacactaaatttcattgatccaacggtaaacctattgaagttatgccaatttacgtatttgctataataatcgaatcgatttttcgattatactgacatctgtactgtaaaatccgcaatgctattggtttaattttcagtctatgggcatctactatataataccttgtcaactatgcccttggatgtaaaatcctacatgttatagcaattcgatatatttgaataaaaagttgatttgatatatatcgaatttgagactacgtacaaaacaaattttcattgggcattgtcaggaataccaatatgtacccattcaccaaatttcattggtccaacggatatactattctagttataccaatttgtgtatatgctagaataatcgaatcgatttttcgatcatacttacatctgtactgtaaaatctgcaATGCTATTAGCTTAAATTCCAGTCTtagggtatctactatttaatccctagtcaactatgtccttggatgtaaaatcctacatgttatagcaattcgatatattttaagaaaaagttgattcgatatatatcgaatgtgagactacgtacaaaacaaattttcattgggcattgtgaggaataccaatatgtacccattcaccaaatttcattgatccaacggtaaacctattgaagttatgccaatttacgtatttgctataataatcgaatcgatttttcgattatactgaaatctgtactgtaaaatccgcaattctattggtttaattttcagtctatgggcatcttctatataataccttgtcaactatgcccttggatttaaaatcctatatgttatagcagttcgatatatttgaagaaaaagcatattcgatatatatcgcacgttagactacatacaaaacatatttctgttgtgcatcgtgaggaataccaaaatgtgcaccttcgccaaattagATTGGTCCAACTGGTATACTTATCAAtatatgccaatttgcgtatttgctatataaatcgaatcgaactttcgactatactgccatcTGTGTTGTAAAATCTGCAATGATATTGGTtgtatttccagtctatggttatcttctatataattcctggtcaactatgtcctcggatgttaaatcctacatgttatagcaattcgatatattttaagaaaatagatTCGATGTATATCGAAAGTGAGACGGTATACAAAACGtattaccattgagcattgtgaggaataccaagatgtacccgttcaccaagtttcgtAGGTCCAACGTAAacgctaatcaagttatgccaatttgcgtatttgctatactaatggaatcgtactttagactatgctgacatctgtactgtaaaatccgcaatcctattgatatcccttccattctatggtcactccgttatccctgccttctctactattGCCTTGTCTagactacacacttaacttaagtgacttcacttaagtcCAATCTTAAGTGTGGTACGGTAGCTACACTTGctctttaagtcgacttcagcgccgTCAATTGTCTACATCGGGAAACAgatatgttgacagatgaagatctaggAAGAAGAGCAAGAGTGATTCTGTGGGTTCTGTGATTTAGATTTTGAAAGTTGAaagaaagaccgatttcagtcccTCTGCAAAAACtatttggcgagaggtgatggaacAAGACGAATTTAGAGCTGCCATGTCTTTGTTGCTGGAAATGGTGAGCATTTGGTGTAGCATACTGTATACAATTCATCTTCCCAGTCTCTCATTCAGATTTATCGAAGATGGTAATGTTTCGCTCATTTGCGTTGGACATAACTTTCAGATCACCGACTTAAGGCGGAGGAATCATGCGAGGGGAAGGAGCATTTCGCGGCACCTTAAGAGAATCCGGGAACGTCGTGAACAGCGGGCCCTGGAAACAGAAATGCTTCTTGGTAGGCTACAGCAGGTACGCCTGCTCATTCAGCGGTTCTTCCGTGAAGGTGTCCGCAGAAGACTATGGGCCCAACCTGAGCTGTTACGGAATGACCCTTTCGAGTCTCAGTGGGAGTTGAATGTCCCGCATTATTCAGAGGAACGCTTCGTGAAGAAGTTTAGGATGAGCCGGCAGACATTCGGTGCTCTGGTTGATTTGGTTCGGCCTCATATAAGAAAAGAGGACACGAAGTTGCGAATGAGCATTCCTGTAGAGAAGAGAGTGGCCGTAGCCCTCTATGCTCTTAAGAGTAATTGTGATTTTTGGACTATAGCAGATTGGTTTAGAATCGGTAAAAGTACTGTGCCctacattttgtatgaattctgCAATGTGGTAAATTCTGTGCTCTTACCTATGTATGTCAAGTTCCCCAACACTCCGAGGGAGAAGGAGCTATTGGCGAACGAATTTTACAGTCGTTGGCAATTCCCCAACTGCTTCGGTTCCCTTGATGGGACTCATATCCCCATCATTGAACCGTCCTTGAACGCGATGGTCTATTTTAACTATAAACAGTATCATTCGGTCGTAGTGTTGGCGCTCGTGGATGCCTCGTACAAATTCACTTATGTTAATGTGGGGAAGCCAGGGAGAGTTAATGACGCCGCTATTTTCAATAGCTCGCAGCTGAAAACGGAGTTGCGTGGTGCGGGCGATTATTTAATCGTGGCCGATGGTGCTTTCCCTCTCATGGCAAACTTGATGAAGCCGTACCTGATTACTAACGGAATGCCCTTGCTCCATGGGAATTATAACAGAAGGCTAAGCAGAGCGAGGGTGGTTGTGGAGGATGCTTTCGGACGATTGAAAGGGAGGTGGAGGATATTAATGAAAAGAGCAGACATGGACTTGGAAAATGTTAAACTTATCATTTCAACTTGCATAGTGTTGCACAATATGTGTGAGTGTGCTCGGGAGCCATACTTTGACTCCTGGCAGGACATTGTCAATAATTTCCATgtacagtagggtgggccgaaaaaaggttttttttcctgatcaaatttgccctatgcgggaaagttgcgaaatgatataaggatctcgcacacaaaatttttttcaaatcggataatattaaccactgccgcccgagctctaaagtttaaaattttgcgaaaaatcaggctgatttcataATCAAACGGctaagaagacgaattttatgaaaatatgggataatggataatataa
It includes:
- the LOC124174241 gene encoding protein ANTAGONIST OF LIKE HETEROCHROMATIN PROTEIN 1-like, coding for MEQDEFRAAMSLLLEMITDLRRRNHARGRSISRHLKRIRERREQRALETEMLLGRLQQVRLLIQRFFREGVRRRLWAQPELLRNDPFESQWELNVPHYSEERFVKKFRMSRQTFGALVDLVRPHIRKEDTKLRMSIPVEKRVAVALYALKSNCDFWTIADWFRIGKSTVPYILYEFCNVVNSVLLPMYVKFPNTPREKELLANEFYSRWQFPNCFGSLDGTHIPIIEPSLNAMVYFNYKQYHSVVVLALVDASYKFTYVNVGKPGRVNDAAIFNSSQLKTELRGAGDYLIVADGAFPLMANLMKPYLITNGMPLLHGNYNRRLSRARVVVEDAFGRLKGRWRILMKRADMDLENVKLIISTCIVLHNMCECAREPYFDSWQDIVNNFHVQ